The Akkermansia sp. N21116 genome includes a region encoding these proteins:
- the rph gene encoding ribonuclease PH, which translates to MQRHDNRQTDQLRPVSFVPGIAPNATASVLVSFGNTKVICAVTIEDDVPRWMKIQKVEGGWLTAEYSMLPYSTLDRKKRDISSGKLDGRSSEIQRLIGRSLRAAVDLVKIGQRTIWIDCDVLQADGGTRTASITGASVALSIALNKLVADGKLPENPMKRLVSAISVGMLEGTPLLDLCYVEDKDADVDMNLVMTDRGEFVEIQGSGEEAVFTEEEMEALLKLGRQGIRELTELQRKAIAEADRPDPEALASLKDCFSPRA; encoded by the coding sequence ATGCAACGTCATGATAATCGCCAGACGGACCAGCTCCGTCCCGTCTCCTTCGTTCCCGGCATCGCCCCGAATGCCACGGCATCCGTTCTCGTTTCCTTCGGCAATACGAAAGTGATTTGTGCCGTGACTATTGAGGACGATGTTCCCCGCTGGATGAAGATTCAGAAGGTCGAGGGAGGATGGCTGACCGCTGAATACTCCATGCTTCCTTATTCGACGCTTGATCGCAAGAAACGTGACATTAGTTCCGGCAAGCTTGACGGCAGATCCAGCGAGATCCAGCGCCTGATCGGCCGTTCCCTGCGTGCAGCCGTTGATCTTGTTAAGATCGGACAGCGCACGATCTGGATCGACTGCGATGTTTTACAGGCGGATGGCGGAACTCGTACGGCTTCCATTACAGGGGCTTCCGTTGCTTTGTCCATTGCTCTGAACAAACTTGTCGCTGACGGTAAACTGCCGGAAAATCCCATGAAACGGCTCGTTTCCGCTATTTCCGTAGGTATGCTGGAAGGTACCCCTCTGCTGGATCTCTGCTATGTAGAAGACAAGGATGCCGACGTTGATATGAACCTCGTCATGACTGATCGCGGCGAATTTGTGGAAATCCAGGGATCCGGTGAAGAAGCCGTCTTCACGGAAGAAGAAATGGAAGCTCTTCTCAAGCTGGGACGTCAAGGGATCCGGGAATTGACAGAATTGCAAAGGAAAGCGATAGCAGAGGCGGATCGCCCCGATCCTGAGGCGCTCGCTTCGTTGAAGGATTGTTTTTCGCCTCGTGCGTGA
- the mfd gene encoding transcription-repair coupling factor encodes MDISSLIQRVQQAPGFREVFDQLRDRDKNDPPVLLDHTDQCGVAFATALAIHAIPAGKRIWVVTPHLKAQEAIHSQLYTWGVKRPLFLPDQEEIVPGNLPDPDLTAERLNILQMIASTSGTQVIVLTRQALDNKTPSLDAEDSDSMVLTTGMKITPDELIARCMDNGFEQVAQVISRGQWSKRGGIVDLFPLQTSNPIRVEFFDDEIESLREFDIDTQVSFRKPPRVLLMFREKPSETTLRSRITQDDIVITTPASVEPGDLAILNAPPDDAEGAEDFSNAILDNPLGTFEAGDFVMQELKRELAARQLTEWKEKDWSVAIFFPNAGEEERFREISGQHAVLLEADFLRGDLPHGFIVPSARLAVLSSSELFGRYQAASARKRADREEQARKVRSQASLREINPGDLVVHTTHGIGKFIRIASSDDTGDEEMQILYKDNAILHVPLSQAHLVCRYIGLGNKSPDLNKLGDTRWQKARKFAEKAVADYAAHLLEIQAKRNTDTGYAHPPDNHWMWEFENSFPYRETPDQLRAISQTKADMESAKAMDRLICGDVGFGKTEVAIRAAFKCITGGKQAAVLVPTTVLAEQHLRSFRSRMSEYPVRIEMLSRFTPAKNVRTIIDGLANGSVDIVIGTHRLISEDVRIKNLGLVVIDEEQRFGVRHKERFKDLFRGIDVLTLSATPIPRTLYIALMGARDMSTIETPPVNRLPVQTSVCPYDERIIRTAILRELERGGQVFFLHNRVKTIELFRDKLLQLVPQARIVIGHGQMPKDELEDVMRTFVHGEADVLLATSIIESGIDIPNANTIIIDRADLFGLADLYQLRGRVGRSGHLAYAYLMLPRSSLTTDDARKRVSAIKQYSELGSGFKVAMRDLEIRGAGNLLGTQQSGHIAAIGFDLYCQLLRQSIEQLQGKQTLPRIDAGLRADFLIFSESRLADTGKRNAEHIGAFIPMGYMEESRLRIAAYKDLSNAREIHEITVLEGAWRDRFGPIPPETDNLLICQKIKILASRAQISQVEISGQRLMLTRNGDYILLSNKFPRLLKSKPAAKLREVLAMMEQL; translated from the coding sequence CGTAGCCTTTGCGACAGCGCTCGCCATCCATGCCATCCCCGCCGGGAAAAGAATCTGGGTTGTCACCCCTCATCTCAAAGCCCAGGAGGCCATTCATTCCCAACTCTATACGTGGGGCGTCAAGCGACCACTCTTCCTGCCCGATCAGGAGGAAATCGTCCCGGGCAACCTGCCCGATCCCGACTTGACGGCGGAGAGGCTCAACATCTTGCAAATGATTGCTTCGACTTCCGGAACCCAGGTGATCGTCCTGACCCGGCAGGCTCTGGACAACAAAACGCCCTCCCTTGATGCCGAAGACAGCGATTCCATGGTGTTGACGACAGGCATGAAAATCACTCCCGACGAACTGATTGCCCGGTGCATGGACAATGGCTTCGAACAAGTTGCCCAGGTTATCTCGCGCGGTCAATGGTCCAAACGCGGTGGTATCGTCGATCTATTTCCCCTTCAGACGTCCAATCCGATCCGCGTCGAATTCTTCGACGACGAAATCGAATCCCTGCGCGAATTCGACATTGATACCCAGGTTTCCTTCCGCAAACCGCCCCGGGTTCTTCTCATGTTCCGGGAAAAGCCCTCCGAGACAACTCTGCGCTCCAGGATCACCCAGGACGACATCGTGATCACGACACCCGCCAGTGTAGAACCCGGAGACCTCGCCATCCTCAATGCCCCCCCGGACGATGCCGAAGGAGCAGAGGACTTTTCCAACGCTATTCTTGACAACCCGCTGGGTACTTTCGAAGCCGGCGACTTCGTCATGCAGGAATTGAAGCGTGAGCTGGCGGCACGCCAACTAACCGAGTGGAAGGAGAAGGATTGGAGCGTCGCCATCTTCTTCCCCAATGCCGGAGAAGAAGAACGATTCCGGGAAATCAGCGGCCAGCACGCCGTACTCCTCGAAGCGGATTTCCTCCGCGGCGACCTTCCGCACGGTTTCATCGTCCCCTCCGCCCGTCTCGCCGTTCTCTCTTCCTCGGAACTCTTCGGCAGATACCAGGCTGCCTCAGCCCGCAAACGCGCCGACCGCGAAGAACAGGCACGCAAGGTCAGGTCCCAGGCATCCCTCCGGGAAATCAACCCTGGAGACCTTGTGGTCCACACCACCCACGGCATCGGCAAATTCATTCGCATCGCCTCATCGGACGATACCGGCGACGAGGAAATGCAGATCCTGTACAAGGACAATGCCATCCTTCATGTTCCACTCAGCCAGGCCCATCTCGTCTGCCGCTATATCGGACTCGGCAACAAGTCCCCCGATCTCAACAAACTCGGCGACACCCGGTGGCAGAAAGCCCGCAAGTTCGCTGAAAAAGCCGTTGCCGACTATGCGGCCCATCTGCTTGAAATCCAGGCAAAGCGCAACACCGATACCGGCTACGCCCACCCGCCGGACAACCATTGGATGTGGGAGTTCGAAAACTCTTTTCCCTACCGCGAAACGCCCGATCAACTCCGGGCAATCTCCCAGACCAAGGCCGATATGGAATCCGCCAAAGCCATGGACAGGCTCATCTGCGGCGACGTCGGTTTCGGTAAAACGGAAGTCGCCATCCGCGCCGCCTTCAAATGCATCACCGGGGGCAAGCAAGCAGCCGTCCTTGTTCCGACAACCGTCCTTGCCGAACAACACCTCCGCTCCTTCCGCTCGCGCATGAGCGAATACCCCGTCCGCATTGAAATGCTCAGCCGCTTCACCCCGGCCAAAAACGTCAGGACCATCATCGACGGACTCGCCAACGGTTCTGTCGACATCGTCATCGGTACTCACCGCCTTATTTCCGAAGATGTCCGCATCAAAAACCTCGGTCTTGTCGTCATCGACGAAGAACAGCGTTTCGGAGTCCGCCACAAGGAAAGATTCAAAGACCTCTTCCGTGGAATTGACGTACTCACACTCTCGGCCACCCCTATTCCCCGCACGCTTTACATCGCCCTCATGGGCGCGCGCGATATGAGTACTATCGAGACTCCGCCCGTCAACCGTCTTCCGGTCCAAACCAGCGTCTGCCCTTATGACGAGCGCATTATCCGTACCGCTATCCTCCGGGAACTTGAACGCGGCGGCCAGGTTTTCTTCCTCCACAACCGGGTGAAGACGATTGAATTGTTCCGAGACAAGCTTTTGCAGCTTGTTCCACAAGCCCGCATCGTCATCGGACACGGTCAAATGCCCAAGGACGAGCTGGAAGACGTCATGCGCACCTTTGTCCACGGAGAAGCGGATGTCCTCTTGGCCACATCCATCATCGAGAGTGGCATCGACATCCCTAACGCCAACACGATTATCATCGACCGGGCTGATCTCTTCGGCCTTGCCGACCTCTACCAGCTTCGCGGCCGCGTCGGACGTTCAGGACATCTTGCCTACGCCTATCTCATGCTTCCCCGCAGTTCTTTGACAACGGACGACGCTCGGAAACGCGTTTCCGCTATCAAACAATACTCGGAATTGGGTTCCGGCTTTAAAGTCGCCATGCGCGATCTCGAAATTCGTGGCGCCGGCAATCTGCTTGGCACCCAGCAAAGCGGCCATATCGCCGCCATCGGCTTCGACCTTTACTGCCAGCTCCTCCGCCAATCCATCGAACAACTCCAGGGCAAGCAAACCCTGCCCCGTATCGATGCCGGCCTTCGGGCGGACTTCCTCATCTTTAGCGAATCGCGCCTCGCCGACACCGGGAAACGCAACGCAGAACACATAGGAGCCTTCATCCCCATGGGGTACATGGAAGAATCCCGTCTCCGCATCGCCGCCTACAAAGACCTTTCCAACGCCCGGGAAATCCACGAGATCACCGTCCTGGAGGGGGCCTGGCGAGACCGCTTCGGTCCCATTCCCCCGGAAACGGATAATCTTCTCATCTGCCAGAAAATCAAAATCCTGGCCTCCCGTGCGCAAATTTCCCAAGTGGAAATCAGCGGGCAACGCCTCATGTTGACGCGCAACGGTGACTACATCCTGTTGAGCAACAAATTCCCCCGGCTCCTCAAGTCAAAACCCGCAGCTAAACTTCGAGAAGTCCTCGCGATGATGGAACAGCTTTAA
- a CDS encoding prepilin-type N-terminal cleavage/methylation domain-containing protein, whose translation MKTFLTNPMKNTLNTRTKRQGFTLIELLVVIAIIAALASVSYGPILNQLNKGDQNMALQNMKQIGVGLSDFSNDYGAYPDDETAALIQERQPDLNYGPMTGEYSNDYLRQLFTKMDSEKNFYCKLQGEMGRTHEPDEKIANGKGLTKGECGFAYVMKANKTGLPVPDTRTPVLMTPVFEVGATGDDVTFDYDSFRGNAFVLLLDQSVNRKTVDETGSKIPGLFPENKRKGTSTGEKFIVLAPEL comes from the coding sequence ATGAAAACATTCCTTACTAATCCCATGAAAAACACACTCAATACGAGAACCAAGCGGCAGGGTTTCACCTTGATCGAATTGCTCGTTGTGATTGCCATTATCGCTGCGTTGGCATCCGTGTCCTACGGCCCGATCCTCAATCAGCTGAATAAGGGTGACCAGAACATGGCATTGCAGAACATGAAGCAGATCGGTGTCGGTCTCAGTGACTTCTCCAATGACTATGGTGCATATCCCGACGATGAAACGGCAGCCCTGATTCAGGAACGCCAGCCGGATCTCAACTATGGCCCGATGACGGGTGAGTATTCCAATGACTACCTCCGCCAGCTCTTTACCAAGATGGATTCCGAAAAGAACTTCTACTGCAAGCTTCAGGGGGAAATGGGACGTACTCATGAACCCGATGAAAAGATTGCAAACGGCAAGGGCTTGACCAAGGGGGAATGTGGTTTCGCCTACGTGATGAAGGCTAACAAGACCGGGCTTCCCGTTCCGGATACCCGTACGCCTGTTTTGATGACGCCCGTGTTTGAAGTCGGTGCTACCGGCGACGATGTGACGTTTGATTATGACAGCTTCCGTGGCAATGCTTTCGTCCTTCTGCTTGACCAGTCAGTGAACCGCAAGACAGTTGATGAAACGGGAAGCAAGATCCCCGGCCTTTTCCCGGAAAACAAGAGAAAAGGCACCAGCACCGGTGAGAAGTTCATCGTGCTTGCTCCCGAACTCTAA